The Cyclobacterium amurskyense genome contains the following window.
TGCTGAAGTTTTGTAAGCATTTACCAAATTTTGAGAAGGCTGATAAAAACCACAGCAACCCCAAGGATCAGTATACGGATAATTCAAAGTTGTCCCTTCATTGGCGGCAGCAGTAGTTGCACTGGAAATTGAAAATTGAATCTCGAAAATAGACTCTTCATTGTTCCTTCTTCCTACCAAGAAATTTTCTTCAAAGGTATTGGTAAGTGTGAATGGTCCATTGTTCAATATATCATCCAAAAGTGTTTTCGCTTCAGCCAAAACAGAAGTATTGGCCGCCCCAGTAGATTGATCCCAGCCTTGAAACATTTTGGACTTTGCAAGGAAAGCTCGTGCCGCCCATTTGGTAGGTCGTCCCACATCCACCTGGGATTCTGGCAATGCATTCATTGCAGCCTCAAAATCAGCCTCTATATTTGGCCAAATCTCCTTATCATTAGGAACTTTACTACTTTCTAAATCAATTAGATCGAAGGTATTGTCATCTATATAAGGTACTCTTCTCCACATTTTTCTTGCCTCCATATGAAAAAAGCCCCTTAAAAATCTAGCTTCAGCTATAATCTGTGCCCTTCTCTCATCAGAAACATCCTCAGCTGCTTTAAGCGTGTTAAGCACGTCATTTGTTTTGGCCACACCTTTGTAAACAGCCCTCCATTTATTCCTTAGGTGCAAATTGGTAGGCTGAAAATCAAAAGCTTCCAAGAAGGATTGCTCAGGTTGATCCCCTGCATCTGTGCCTTTGTAAGCGTCATCAGAAACGACGCCACCATATACCCAGTTGTCTATAGTTCCATTCCATCCAGACTGTCCGTCTAGTCCATATCCATCTATCATCGCGTAAGCTCCTAATAGAAGCCCTTCTACGCCTTGTCCATTTGCCAAATCAACTGTACTGAATTGACCTTGTGGAACTGTTTCCAAAAACTCTTCCTGACAGGAAGAAATGGACAATCCCAGTACAAATGCAGTAGCAATTTTTAAATATATTCGTCTCATTAGTTTGCTTCTTTATGTTATGAATGATTAAAACGTAACATTTATTCCCAAAATCAAATTTCTGGAAATTGGCATATAACCTCCATCAAATCCGACAGTATTGTTACTTCCTGTTTGAATTTCAGGATTAGTACCAGTGTATTTAGTCACAGTAAACAAGTTCTGTCCCTGGAAATAAATGGCTGCATTACTCATACCTATTTTCTTAAGCAATACATCAGAAAGGTTGTATGTCAATTGCACATTTCTCATCCTAAAGTAAGAGCCATCCTCAACAAAATAACTAGAAGGTCGGCTACTCACCTGGTCATTTATATCCATGATAGGGAAAGTTCCTCCTGGATTACTAGGTTGCCAAGCATCGTACAATGCTGTCTTGGATTTGTTACCTTGGAACGTATTAAAATCAGTCCAGTAGTTGATATAATTAAAGATATCATTGCCTACTGATCCATTACCGAATAAAGCAAGATCCCAGTTTTTATATCCTAAATTTATATTGATACCATAAACAAAGTCTGGATGTGGATTTCCTATTACGGTCCTATCAGCATCAG
Protein-coding sequences here:
- a CDS encoding RagB/SusD family nutrient uptake outer membrane protein, whose translation is MRRIYLKIATAFVLGLSISSCQEEFLETVPQGQFSTVDLANGQGVEGLLLGAYAMIDGYGLDGQSGWNGTIDNWVYGGVVSDDAYKGTDAGDQPEQSFLEAFDFQPTNLHLRNKWRAVYKGVAKTNDVLNTLKAAEDVSDERRAQIIAEARFLRGFFHMEARKMWRRVPYIDDNTFDLIDLESSKVPNDKEIWPNIEADFEAAMNALPESQVDVGRPTKWAARAFLAKSKMFQGWDQSTGAANTSVLAEAKTLLDDILNNGPFTLTNTFEENFLVGRRNNEESIFEIQFSISSATTAAANEGTTLNYPYTDPWGCCGFYQPSQNLVNAYKTSADGLPLLDTFNDSDVNNDQGLAWDDPFDAYEGPLDPRLDHTVGRRGILYKRYKIHGSDFIRDQNYAGPYSPIKHVAEPEFFGIGANPRLSANNYRIMRLDMVILWLAEAEVELGNLERARELVNLIRTRAANPDGFVPKAIQGAERNDYTIVEGEPAANYVISTYDTPWTDPDVARKAVRMETRLEFAMEGHRFFDLQRWGIAAETMNAYLDEEGTKRTYLSNANFDKGVHEYFPVPLEAIERSFKDGSPTLVQDPAFD